One genomic region from Sporichthyaceae bacterium encodes:
- a CDS encoding transposase, whose translation MPDEREQAVAASREVPIEEGLDPSVSEGNAAEGEGAEPGRVESFAWYGDCAYGTGELRGAIERAGHDAVIKPKPVAPAVCGGFTVDDFTVDETTAAVTCPAGYTRPISERRTVTFGALCRDCPLRARCTTAKTGRSMDLHEHDDLLRAARADWAAHPDLREDYRHYRPNIERTVAQVATQGGWRIKLRYRGTTKNHAWLKRRTAALNLRNLTGRGLSRVDGTWALAT comes from the coding sequence GCCGTCGCCGCTTCCCGTGAGGTGCCCATCGAGGAGGGCCTGGACCCCTCGGTGTCCGAGGGCAACGCTGCTGAGGGCGAGGGTGCTGAGCCGGGTCGGGTTGAGAGTTTCGCCTGGTACGGCGACTGCGCCTATGGCACCGGTGAGCTGCGTGGGGCGATCGAGCGGGCCGGGCACGACGCGGTGATCAAACCCAAGCCGGTGGCGCCCGCGGTCTGCGGCGGGTTCACCGTTGATGACTTCACCGTCGACGAGACCACCGCCGCCGTGACCTGCCCGGCCGGATATACCCGCCCGATCTCCGAGCGCCGCACGGTGACCTTCGGGGCGCTGTGCCGAGACTGCCCGCTACGCGCCCGCTGCACCACCGCGAAGACCGGACGCAGCATGGACCTGCACGAACACGACGACCTGCTCCGGGCGGCGCGGGCTGACTGGGCGGCGCACCCCGACCTGCGCGAGGACTACCGCCACTACCGCCCCAACATCGAGCGCACCGTGGCCCAAGTCGCCACCCAGGGCGGATGGCGGATCAAGCTGCGCTACCGCGGCACCACCAAGAACCATGCCTGGCTCAAACGCCGCACCGCCGCGCTCAACCTGCGCAACCTCACCGGTCGCGGCCTGTCCCGCGTCGATGGGACCTGGGCTCTGGCCACCTGA